One Planktothrix sp. FACHB-1365 genomic window carries:
- a CDS encoding MFS transporter, translating to MDKPVSSSALVGQGVLRGLNLRQEEVERTLLMFLVYTLASVGLIWLELSTVGLFLDEYGADKLPWIYIASAGMGSGLGFIYSSLQKVFPLRRAIVIIFVMMAIPLFLFRWGMGLSDVKILGLSVQFITLFLMWLWVEASYVLNDLNNSITANQLFNIREIKRTYPIISSGFLVAGVISGFSLPVLLRLVGLNNVTLVSGVMVLLAAGILFYLSQRYGQSFPDSTRWTPEDEEQEFSTRNLKGPVLGYVIPLVSFFVLAEALYVLVDFQFFSQLEFQNDATGASGIVSFLGIFEGILSVSQVLTQWFGSSRLVERTGVFVTAIVLPVGVIILGTFSLIGGITGLFSVFVGFVILRFLDELFHYTLIETTGAVLFQPLPDHVRSDIQSMVNGVFEPMSTGVTGVLILITLWLTSIILPNSSETQLHSEQGLVFVGLIILMALVWLFVVWLIRAQYVSLLVRSAERGRLSVSDIDMPQLKRNVVETLKKPGEDADKRSCIELLSQLDAKNVGETLAPLFNSLSPSLQRQSLEIMLNHPNPAYLEDIRALTQSNLPPEVLALALRYLWLTETNPDIEQLRPYLQNKIDPVVRGTAAALILRRGDREQKAAATNTIRRMITSGQERERVMGVRALGEADYLQGLRLYLNDLLQDESLRVRCALLDVIASTHLEEYYPSLMKALSYRSTRDTALQALVRLGNEAIPLLMQQASDIYKPDLVRLQAWTALGEIATTEALDTLISELMISWGTTRRNILKILLKIPQDAGIEGVLDRVGRTGVEVLIEQELMFIGQIYAALLDLSLEKPILSDSEDSDTFDPFAPGIPDLQSPQQLLKRALEGLEIDAVDRCFLLMKFLYPHSSIQAASFNIQSNSSSNVARGLEILDNVVDIVHKRALISVLDQHSKIEKLENLSDLVNYQPLKPSDRLRRLLEYRHFLSDWALACCFHLARSARWSLTAEQTLMSLRHPTGFVREAVLAYLKIASQRALIELLPMLQNDPDRLVAAQVEEFMVQLGVK from the coding sequence ATGGACAAGCCAGTGAGTAGTTCCGCTCTGGTGGGACAAGGGGTGCTGCGGGGACTGAATCTCCGTCAGGAAGAAGTAGAAAGAACCCTACTGATGTTTTTAGTGTATACCTTGGCATCAGTGGGGTTAATTTGGTTAGAACTCAGTACCGTAGGCTTATTTCTGGACGAATACGGTGCCGATAAATTGCCTTGGATCTATATCGCTAGTGCAGGAATGGGTTCAGGGTTAGGCTTTATCTATTCGTCGCTGCAAAAAGTATTTCCCCTGCGTCGGGCAATTGTGATTATCTTTGTGATGATGGCAATTCCTCTGTTTTTATTTCGCTGGGGGATGGGGTTATCCGATGTTAAAATATTAGGGTTAAGCGTTCAATTTATAACGCTATTTTTAATGTGGTTATGGGTGGAAGCCTCTTATGTTCTCAACGACTTAAATAATTCCATCACCGCTAACCAACTGTTTAATATTCGAGAAATTAAACGCACTTATCCGATTATTAGTAGCGGATTTTTAGTGGCTGGGGTAATTAGTGGATTTTCCCTACCCGTGCTATTAAGACTCGTTGGACTCAATAACGTCACCTTGGTTTCCGGTGTGATGGTACTCCTAGCCGCCGGAATATTATTTTATCTATCTCAACGCTATGGTCAATCCTTCCCAGATTCCACACGCTGGACACCGGAAGACGAAGAACAAGAATTTAGCACTCGCAACCTCAAAGGCCCGGTCTTAGGTTATGTCATTCCTTTAGTCTCCTTTTTTGTTCTAGCAGAAGCGTTATATGTTTTAGTAGATTTCCAATTTTTTAGTCAGTTGGAATTTCAAAATGATGCAACCGGAGCCAGTGGCATTGTTAGCTTCCTGGGAATTTTTGAAGGGATTTTAAGTGTTTCTCAAGTCTTAACTCAATGGTTCGGTTCTAGCCGTTTGGTTGAACGCACGGGGGTATTTGTAACCGCCATTGTTTTACCCGTTGGGGTGATTATTTTAGGAACATTTTCCTTAATAGGTGGGATCACTGGACTATTTTCTGTGTTTGTGGGATTTGTGATCCTGCGGTTTTTAGATGAATTATTCCATTACACCTTAATTGAAACCACCGGAGCCGTTTTATTTCAACCCCTACCGGATCACGTTCGCAGCGATATTCAATCTATGGTGAACGGGGTGTTTGAACCCATGTCAACGGGGGTGACGGGGGTACTGATTTTAATCACCCTTTGGCTCACCAGTATCATTTTACCCAACTCTAGCGAAACCCAGTTACACAGTGAACAGGGATTAGTGTTCGTGGGTTTGATCATCCTAATGGCTTTGGTTTGGTTGTTTGTCGTTTGGTTGATTCGAGCCCAATATGTCAGTTTACTGGTTCGCAGTGCCGAACGGGGACGGTTGAGTGTCTCAGACATCGATATGCCCCAACTCAAGCGCAATGTTGTTGAAACCTTGAAGAAACCTGGAGAAGACGCGGATAAGCGATCTTGTATTGAACTCTTGAGTCAACTGGATGCGAAAAATGTTGGGGAAACGCTGGCTCCTTTGTTCAACAGCCTTTCCCCTAGCCTCCAGCGTCAAAGCCTAGAAATCATGCTTAATCATCCAAATCCAGCTTATTTAGAAGACATTCGAGCCCTTACCCAAAGCAATCTTCCCCCAGAAGTTCTCGCCCTCGCCTTACGATATCTCTGGTTAACGGAAACCAACCCCGACATTGAACAACTGCGTCCCTATCTCCAAAATAAAATTGATCCCGTCGTTCGCGGAACCGCCGCCGCCTTAATTTTACGTCGAGGCGATCGCGAACAAAAAGCCGCCGCCACCAACACCATCCGACGCATGATCACTTCTGGTCAAGAACGGGAACGGGTGATGGGGGTTCGCGCCTTGGGAGAAGCGGATTATTTACAAGGACTCCGGCTTTATCTCAATGATTTATTACAGGATGAATCTTTGCGGGTGCGTTGTGCCTTGTTAGATGTCATTGCTTCAACCCATTTGGAAGAATACTATCCCTCATTAATGAAGGCACTCTCCTATCGTTCTACACGGGATACAGCCTTACAAGCTCTTGTCAGATTGGGAAATGAAGCCATTCCTCTATTAATGCAGCAAGCTAGTGATATCTATAAACCCGATTTAGTGCGGTTACAAGCTTGGACAGCATTAGGTGAAATTGCCACCACCGAGGCCCTCGATACGTTGATCAGTGAATTAATGATTTCCTGGGGAACCACCCGGCGCAATATCTTGAAAATTTTACTAAAAATTCCTCAAGATGCGGGAATTGAAGGGGTATTAGATCGAGTAGGACGAACAGGGGTAGAGGTTTTAATTGAGCAGGAGTTAATGTTTATTGGTCAAATTTATGCCGCTTTGCTGGATTTGTCCTTAGAAAAACCTATACTGTCGGACTCAGAAGATTCCGATACCTTTGATCCCTTTGCTCCCGGTATCCCCGATCTGCAATCTCCTCAACAACTATTAAAAAGAGCCTTAGAAGGATTAGAAATTGACGCAGTAGATCGCTGCTTTCTGCTCATGAAGTTTTTGTATCCTCATAGCTCGATTCAAGCAGCATCTTTTAATATTCAGTCTAATTCTTCTTCTAATGTAGCGCGAGGTTTAGAAATCCTGGATAATGTCGTTGATATTGTTCATAAGCGCGCCTTAATTAGCGTTCTCGATCAGCACTCTAAAATCGAGAAATTGGAGAATTTATCCGATTTAGTCAATTATCAACCCCTCAAACCGAGCGATCGCCTCCGCCGTTTATTAGAATACCGTCATTTTCTATCGGACTGGGCCCTAGCTTGTTGTTTCCATCTGGCTAGAAGCGCTCGTTGGAGCTTAACAGCCGAACAAACCCTTATGTCCTTGCGCCATCCCACCGGGTTTGTTCGAGAAGCCGTCTTAGCATATCTAAAGATTGCCTCTCAACGGGCTTTGATAGAATTATTGCCAATGCTACAAAACGATCCTGATCGTTTAGTCGCAGCCCAAGTTGAGGAATTTATGGTGCAACTTGGAGTGAAGTAG
- the infC gene encoding translation initiation factor IF-3 yields MPVTDKKINRNLPPINENIRFPKIRVIDADGSQLGIITPREAMRVAEEKELDLVLVSDKADPPVCRIMDYGKYKYEQEKKVREAKKKQHTIDVKEVKMRYIIDEHDYKVRVNQAKRFLQSGDKVKATIMFRGREIQHSHLAKELLDRMAVDLQELAEVQQEPKQEGRSMMMLLSPKK; encoded by the coding sequence ATGCCTGTGACCGATAAAAAAATCAATCGCAATTTGCCTCCAATCAACGAAAATATCCGGTTTCCCAAAATCCGGGTCATTGATGCAGATGGCTCTCAGCTTGGGATAATCACACCCCGTGAAGCCATGCGGGTAGCGGAGGAAAAAGAACTCGACTTGGTATTAGTCAGCGACAAAGCCGACCCTCCCGTCTGTCGCATTATGGACTATGGCAAGTATAAGTACGAACAGGAAAAGAAAGTTCGAGAAGCCAAGAAAAAACAACACACCATTGACGTTAAGGAAGTCAAGATGCGCTACATTATTGACGAGCACGACTACAAAGTGCGCGTCAATCAAGCCAAACGCTTCCTGCAATCGGGAGATAAAGTCAAAGCCACAATTATGTTCCGGGGTCGGGAAATTCAACACAGTCACCTCGCTAAAGAACTCCTCGACCGCATGGCTGTTGATTTACAAGAATTGGCTGAGGTGCAACAAGAACCCAAACAAGAAGGACGCAGCATGATGATGTTGCTCTCGCCTAAGAAGTAG
- a CDS encoding alpha/beta fold hydrolase, producing MVSSTGWQHQVGYQRDWIWRGWRIRYAYNRPRLSSSSIPRYPMIFLHGFGASIGHWRYNLTQLSQSNTVYALDLLGFGGSEKAIAPYTAQLWVEQVYDFWQTFIGEPVILVGNSIGSLISLMVASQYPELAKGLVLISLPDPGLQLEMLPPWAIPVVETVQNIVASPPVLRLFFSLARRPSFIRRWVKLAYDNPNAITDELVEILVTPALERGAARAFCSVFKTMGSPRLGPAVKTLFPQLNAPILLLWGLQDRLIPIQFANPRQYLQYHSNLKLVELENAGHCPHDECPERVNAEILTWLKESFDWG from the coding sequence TTGGTTAGTTCCACAGGCTGGCAACACCAAGTTGGGTATCAACGGGATTGGATTTGGCGAGGTTGGCGCATTCGCTATGCTTATAATCGCCCTCGTTTGTCTTCTTCCTCAATTCCCCGTTACCCGATGATTTTTTTACATGGGTTTGGGGCTTCTATTGGACACTGGCGATACAATTTAACTCAATTGAGTCAAAGCAATACCGTTTATGCTTTAGATTTATTGGGGTTTGGAGGTTCTGAAAAAGCGATCGCTCCCTACACGGCTCAGTTATGGGTGGAGCAAGTTTATGATTTTTGGCAAACATTTATCGGAGAACCTGTAATTTTAGTGGGAAATTCCATTGGTTCTTTGATTAGTTTAATGGTGGCTTCTCAATATCCTGAATTAGCGAAAGGATTAGTTTTAATTAGTCTTCCTGACCCTGGATTACAGTTAGAAATGTTACCGCCCTGGGCAATTCCTGTGGTGGAAACGGTACAAAATATTGTGGCTTCTCCTCCAGTTTTAAGATTATTCTTTTCTCTTGCCCGTCGTCCGAGTTTTATTCGTCGTTGGGTAAAATTAGCTTATGATAATCCCAATGCGATTACTGATGAATTGGTTGAAATTTTAGTAACTCCTGCCCTGGAACGGGGTGCAGCACGGGCGTTTTGTTCTGTTTTTAAAACAATGGGCAGCCCTCGCTTAGGGCCTGCGGTTAAAACTTTATTCCCTCAATTAAATGCGCCTATTTTGTTGCTTTGGGGTTTACAAGATCGATTAATTCCCATTCAATTTGCCAACCCTCGTCAATATTTACAATATCACTCGAATTTAAAATTAGTTGAGTTGGAAAATGCTGGACATTGCCCCCATGATGAATGCCCGGAACGGGTGAATGCTGAAATTTTAACTTGGCTGAAGGAAAGCTTTGATTGGGGTTAA